ATTCCGAATTTGGCGATCTTGCTCTCGGCTAGCCCTGGTCAAGCAGCGGTGGCATCGACTGAACTGCGCGGCACTGTTTTCGGCCGCGCGATGACGATTGGTCTCGCCGGAGCTGCTGATGCCCGCGCCTCGGGGGGCAACGGTAACGGGCGAGTTTCGCTCCACGAACTGCTGCACTACACCACCGATCGCGTAGAAAAATGGACCAAAGCGCATCGCGGTTTGCCCCAACAGCCGATGCTGGTTCCATCGACTACTCCCGACGTGAATTTGGCCTACGCGATGAGCACGTCGAGCTGGCGCAAGCTCGATGCACAAAGCAAACGCCAAGAGTCGGCACCTCCGGTTGTGGCAGTGGCGACCCTCACCAAACTTTGGAAAACACACGATCGCCTCGCTGCTGAACGGGTCTATCGTTTCGATCCGATTGGGTGGCGTCATTTTCAGCATCAATTGCTTCGTCTCGAACAGCTGACGACCGCTGGCGATGCTTACCGACAGCAGGCGATTGATCTGGCGACGCAGCTCAGCAGCCAGTGCGACGCGCTCGATAGTCGTCTTGCGGCGGCAATGGTTCGGCCGTCGATCTTCAGCTACTCGCAAGTGATGACCCCGACTCCGGATAAGCTTTCGCCCGGTCGCTCGCTACCGTCGCTCGGAACTGCAGACTTGCTGGCAAGCGTCGTACCACAGCAGTCGCGACTCGTGCGCGAACAGCTGAGTCTCGTCGCCTCGCAGCCGACCGAAAATGGAATCGTGGAAGCACTCCGCGTGATCGAGGAGGCTAAGCTTCCAACCGATCCGGTGGAAGTTCATTTTCTGCGTCTCGTTGCACGGTTTCATGTGCCGCAGCTGTGGAGCAGTTCCACGGTTGTCGGCAAAGCGATTGACGTTCGCCGTCGCGCATCGGAACTTGCAATTCAGCGTGGCGATATCACCCTGCTTGGTGATGAACGTGCCTATGCACTTTCGCGCGGGGAACGGATTGATTCCGATCGTGCGCGGCGCATGGCCGAAGATCTGTTGCTAGCCGGCAATGCGGCAGCTGGCGTTGATGCAAGTTCGCTCTACACTTCCGCCGAAACGGCGCTCGCCTCTTCTCAGCAGGCCTACCTCGATGCGGCCATCTCCTTGGCAAGTCGCGATGAAGCGTGGTCGGAAGCGATCTACTTTGCCAAGTGGCTCGCCGAGCCGCAGACCAGCCAGGCCGATCAGCGGAGCGCCGACGATGCGATTCGAACCGAACTGCTCCCGATGATTAGCGCCTTGCGCCGGTTCGATGAAGCGACCTCACGCTCCGAGAATCAGGATGTCACTAGTTCACGATTCGATGCCACCAGCAGTGCTCAATTAACAGCCGCCCATCGCGCACTTCACGAGCGTTTGAAGAAGGCGATTGCCGCCGCGACGGGTGGTAAAGGGACTGATGCGGCCAACGTCAATAAACTCGAGAATCTGCTCACCCTACCGATGATTCCGTGGCTGCAGCGCGACGCACTGCGCCGGAAGTTGACCGAAACTTTGGGCGAGCTCGAAACCTTGGCGGCAGCACCACCCGTTCCCAAAACTGGTGAAGAGCAAGTGGCCGAACCACCAGCCGACCAGATGGCTCGCTTGGAGTCGTCGTGGACCGTGCACCCGCTCATCGCCGCCTTGTCGCTGGAATCGGAAGCGTCGATCGTTGCGAGCGATCCGCTCCCCGGTTCGACCGATAAGCCAGCTGTCACTACACCCACGAGCATCGAAGCTCCCGTTTCGCAGGCCAACCCAACGACCCCACCTGCGCTCGATTTGAGTTTGCCAACCTCTCCCGATATTGCCATCGACGGCGAGCTCTTCTCGGCGGATGGAAAAGTAGAGACCAAGGAGTTTGCTACTTCGCAAACAGCCGATGCGCCGAAGCCTCAAGCAACGGCGCAGGAGAAGGGGGAGAAGAGCGATCCAGAGGCCACCAATCCATCGCAGTTGTTCGCCACCCTCGATAAACAAGCGGCAGTGATTCGCGCACGGTTGATGCGACTGAGTGCCCCCGAGCTGATTGTGCTCCCCGAACTGGCAGCGAGTGCTACGGAGTCGAGTGTTCGAACACGCGCGAGCCTCAGTGGCTGGTCGGACCTCTGCAAAACCGACTCGCTGCTGCGAGCCGCTGCTCCGCTCTGGTTTCCTGCACCTGTCGACGATCCCATCGGACGTCTCCGCAGCCGCGATCTTCAGCAACTGCTGCTCGCCGAAGCGGATCGGGCGCTGGTCGACTTCTATGGTCCCCCGGCACCGCGCCGCGAGCCATTTTTCGCGACCGCAACTTCACAGCTCCTTTCGCTGGCGCGTGAAATCGATCCTCCCACCACCACCATTCAGTCGCAGTTCGAGCAGCTTGGCGATTTGCTCAATCGTCGTACCGAAGCAGCTCGCTCTGCCGTCGCAGTATCGGCATCGGATATTCTGCTGATCGATCAAACCCCGAGCGTCACATCGCAGGTGCGCATCAGCGCTCCGGTCCCTGCCATTGCAGCTTCCTTGCCAGAGGCAGAAGCGGCCATCTACTTCACCGACGACCAAGGGCGCGTTGGAAGCACGGCCCGCATTCTCGACACCAAGTCGCTGATGACGCAGTCGAACCCCGTAGCATGGGAGTCGGTTTTTGTCGCAGCAGGGCTCGAATCGCGCGGACCACTCATGGCGGCTGTGGCGAATGTTCGTGGCAACGAATTCGCCGCTCCACTGCTGCTGCGAGCGGCAGGTGGCAAACGCATTGAGTTCGCCAAACCAACCTATGGACCACCGACCGTCACCATTCACGGATTTCGTCGTCGTCAGGCATCGGTCGTGTTCGTACTCGACTGCAGTCATACGATGAAGGCACTCGATGAAGTGGAATCGCCCGATGGTGGTGTGCGTGCTACATCGCAGCGGATGGAGCTTGCCAAAGGTGCGCTGCGAAGCATGCTTACGCAGCTCGCTGAACGGGGCGATGCACGCGTGGGAGTTCGATTTTTCGGTCATCGAGTCGGCTGGAGTACCGTCGAGGCGAATAAACTACTGCGGCAAAATCGCTATGCAGGTGAAATTCCGCCCGAACTTCAGCCTTATGCCGACGTCGAAAACATTCTTCCTTTGGGACGATTCGACAGCGTGATTGCGGGGCGTGTGTTTGAGGCGATGAAAACGGTCGAGCCGTGGGGTGAATCGCCGATTTACCTTTCGATCACCGAAGCCTTGCGCGACTTTGCGCAGGAAGATGGCGAGAGCGAGAAGAGCATTGTCGTCATCACCGACGGCAAAAACTATCAGTTCAACGCACCTTCGCAGCTGGCACGCACGAAGGACGACGTCCTCGCAGCGCGAGGGAGCCGCGATATCAAAGTGCATATCGTGGGATTCAACATCGAGCCTAGCGAGTCGGAAGTCGCCTCGCGCGAGTTCCGCGAAATTGCCGAAGCAACCGGGGGTGAGTTTTTGCCAGCTACTAGCGCTGGATCACTCGTCCGTTCGCTGGAATCGGTGCTACGCGCGGCCGAGTTCACCGTCGCAAGCACAGGCGATGGCTCGTCGCAATCGGCTCGCATCGGCAGCACGCTGACACTCCCCAAGATCAACGCCCCTCAAACTTTTGCAGCTGAGTTCGAAGCGGCCAAGCAAGAGCTGCTGCTGAGTGGCGGCGAAGCGGTGGAACTCAACGTGGCCCGCAATGGGACGCGTCTCGAAGTGCCACCTTTCCTTAAAGGCTCGCCGAAGTTCGTCCGATTGGCACCTGTCGTACGTGGTCAAGCGACCGGCATTCAGGTTGGCATCCACCGTCCGGTGCGACAAGAGGGACGTGTGATCGTTCCGATGTCGCTGCAGGACAGTGATCAGTATTTCGTCACCCGCCCGGTGGAATGGTGGGTGGAAGTTCGCCCGCGACAAGCCTCCAGCGAAAGTGAGCCATCGGGCTACTACTTTTACGATCCGATCTACGAAGCTGAAAAATCGGTTCCGCTGTGGAACTGCGTTGCCAACAACTGGCCAACCAGCGCGCGGCAAGCTGAGATCACTACCTTCTGCAAATTTGCGAAGACCAATCCCACGGTTGCAATTCCGCTGCTCGAGGTCGCGGGAACTCCCCCACCATCGCCGGCCGGTTTCCCGGTTGAAGGGATGACCGGGGTCACCTATCAGGCTCGCTATGTTCACGACGAAGCGAGTGGGCGGTTGCAGGTCGGAATTGTGGAGCGTCATTCCAGCAGCTCGCTGGGGGTTGGTTCACTGAAGGTCTCGCTGTCGCTAAGCCCCAAGTCGGCAGTCCATCAATTCGATTCCGAGAACGGGATTGTGCTCCATACGTTCGATTTCGAGCGTGTTCCGACAGCCGACCTCGGATCGATGGTGATCCATTTCACCTCGCGCGAAGACCTTCGCAGCGGAGCGATCGAGCTAACCGAACCGGTGATTCTCGACATCGCCGACCGTAGCGATTTGATTGGACCTCAGCCGATCACCAATGAGCAAACGACCGGCGGAATCCGCTAAGTCGCCTTAGGTCGCCCCAAAACCTAGCTGCGACCTCCATTTTCCATAATTCTTGGTTCTCGGTTCCAAGATTTCATGGTGGGGGGCGAAATAGTGGTGCTTTGGTCGGAAAGATCGGGGCCGCCCCAAACGAACTGGGCCGCAATTGCCCGATTTTTCTGTCGCTAAAGCGAGCCTGACGAGTGCTGTAACGGATGTAGCGGTTTTCGTTTTTCGGCACCACTCTCCCAGGTGCTGGTAGGCGAAAACGATAATCGGCGATGAAACGGAAATGCTGGTTTGTGCTACGCTTATGCTTTCCAATAGAGTTGGGGTGGGGCGGCTGGTTGGCGGATGATCGCGGGGCTTCAGCCGCTGCTGATTGCCGAGAACTGGTAGCCAAGATTCGAAATGGCCGATTGCTTGCCGGTCGCGTCGCTTGTCGGCTGTCACAGCCTCGGGCGATAGACGCCGCGAATCAGCCGCACGCGAAACTTTCAAGCAGATGGATTAGGGAGAAAATGTCGTGGCCGGAAAACTCACCAAAATCTCGATTTTGCTCCAAACCCTCAGCCGACTTCCTGGGCTGAGTTTCCTCAGTTCCGTCGACACGCAGATGCGCGAAGTGGAAGACAACGTGGGTGACTACGAGGACAACGTCAACGAAATCAAACGTAATGCCGAGGACGTCAAAGGGGTTGCGACCGATTTGGTCTCCGACGACGAATAATCGCCTGCTGCGAGCGAATCACCAGAGCTGTTCGTCAGCCGGACTCACGATGTTCAGGCGGTGGAGCTTCGGGCGCCATTTTTTTCCGCTGCGTAGGAGTCGATCGCTGTGGGTGGACATTCGATCGACGCTGGTGGCTCATCCCTTGTCAACTCGAGAAGTGCCTGCGACCTGTTGTTCCTGTTCGAAAGAGTCTCCTGCGCCGAGTGCTTCACGATCCTTCCGCGACCGAGCAACTCCGGTCGTCGTGGTGGATGAAAAACGGCCCCACGCTACTGGTTGCGTAGTGCCGGAATGTTATTCTCTGAGAGACTCGCGTCGCGCTAATCGCCACCGATCCACTTCCATCCAGCGAGCTATCACGCGAAAGAAGCTATGGCACGTGCACTCACGTTTACGTCTCCGCTAGGTCCCGACAAGTTCGTCCTTCAGTCGATGGAAGCTTACGAGGAACTGGGACGCTTGTTTGAATACAAGCTGCGGCTCCTCAGCAAAGATGGCGCGATCAAGCTCGACGATTTGATCGGCAAGAACGTGACGATCAGCGTCGAGCTAGTCGATGGCCGAACACGCTATTTCAATGGCGAAGTAGCGGAATTCGAGCAGATCACCGAATCGTTCCAAGACTACTTCGTCTACGTGGCGATTGTACGTCCAGAGCTGTGGTACCTTTCGCTCACCGCCGACTGCAAGATCTTTCAGCAGAAGACAGCGGTCGACATCATCAAGGCGGTGCTCGGCGATGGAGCGGTGACGTATCGGACATCGCTCAGCAAGACCTATCGGACCCTCGAATACTGCGTCCAGTACAACGAGTCGGACTTCAACTTCGTCAGTCGCCTGATGGAGCAGGAAGGTATCTACTACTTCTTCGAGCATGCCCAAGGCACCCATAAGATGGTGCTGGCCGATTCCATTTCGGCGCACAAGGCGATCGAAGGGGAAGCCAGCATCGCTTACATGTCGCGTCGCGATGGCTTCGACGACGACACCGATCATGTGTTCGACTGGAAAGTGCGACACAAAGTCCGCACCGGTGTTTGGGCGCACACCGATTTCGACTTCGTCAAACCCAAGTCGAACCTCGAGGCCAAATCACAAATCGTTCGATTGCACCCCCAGTCGTCCAACGAAGTCTTCACCTATCCCGGTTCCTACACCGTCGTAGCTGATGGTACGGGCTATGCCCGTAACCGCATTGAAGAAGAGCACACCGTTCACGATGTGGTCGTTGGTCGCACCAATGCACTCCAGATGGCTGTCGGTGGACTCTTCACCCTCACCGACTATCCACGGGCCGATCAGAACGTCGAGCATTTGATCACCATGATCAACATGGTCTTCAAGCAAGAGATCGAGACCGCTGGTGGAGCGGTGCAAGGGACCGTCGACACCAAGCTCGGCGTTTTCATCGAGCATCAATTTGGAGCGCTCGAGAAATCGAAGCCCTTTCGTGCTGCCTGGACCACTCCCCGGCCGATCGTACGTGGCCCGCAAACTGCGATTGTCGTGGGTAAAGCAGGGGAAGAAATCTGGACCGATCTGTATGCCCGTGTGAAAGTGCAATTTCACTGGGATCGCTACGGTCAGAAAAATGAAAACAGCAGTTGCTGGCTCCGTGTGGGGCAAGTTTGGGCGGGGCCTGAGTGGGGCGCGATTCACATTCCCCGCATCGGTCAGGAAGTGATTGTCGACTTCCTGGAAGGTGACCCCGATTGTCCGATCGTGACGGGGCGTGTGTACAACGGCGACAACATGCCTCCGTATGCGCTCCCCGCGAATCAAACGCAAAGTGGTATCAAGAGTCGCTCGAGCAAGAGCGGCACCGCGCAGAATTTCAATGAACTCCGGTTTGAGGACAAAAAAGATTCCGAGCATATCTATTTCCATGCGGAAAAAGATTTCACTCGCATCGTCGAGAACAACGACGTCCTAAAGGTCGGCTTCGACAAAAAGCAAGCCGGCGATCAAACGATCGACATCTATAACAATCGCACCACCACGATCGAGCAAGGTAACGAGAAACTGCAGGTCAAGGTCGGTAATCGCGAGACTCTCGTCGATACCGGTAACGACACGCATGTGGTCAAGACCGGCAATCGTGAGACGACGGTGACCACTGGTAACGACACGCACACCATCAGCACCGGCAATCGAGAAGTCACGGTTTCGAAAGGCAACGATACCCTGACGGTAACCACGGGAAATATGACAGTGACGGTGACAGCCGGCACATGCAAAATCACAGCGGGGACCGCAATCGAACTGATCTGCGGTGGCAGCTCGATCAAGATGACCCCCTCGTCGATTGCGATCGAATCTCCCACCATCAACATCAAGGCGAGTGGCACTTTGAATGCCGAATCCCCCGCAACAACCGTCAAGGGGACCGGCATGCTCACCTTGCAAGGTGGCGTCGTGAAGATCAACTAGCCAGCTAAGCGGTTCTGTTCTAGGTGGGTGTCTCGCAAGTGAAGTTCCTGCATCGACTTCTGGGCGACGTGAACTATGCGGATAACGCTTCAAGTGACGGCTGGTCCTGAAAAGGGGCGCAAGGTTTATCTGCAGCAAGGGCAGACCGCGCGCTTCGGACGGACAGAATGGGCCGACTTCAGCTTCCCGAAAGATAAGCAGCTTGCCGACGAGCATTTTCTGCTCGACTACGGCCGCACCAACCTGAAGCTCAAAGCGCTCGGCGCTGATCGCATTGTGAAGGTCAACGGCGCTCCTGTCGCCGAGATACAGCTGAACCATGGCGACAATATCGAAGCAGGCGAGACCACGCTGCAAGTGTTGTTCGCGGGACAGCCGATGCCGATCTCGCCTGCTGCAGCAGCCGCAGCCGCCGCAGCGCTGGCCGCTTCCGCCGAGGAAGCCGAAAAAAACAAAGTCCGGCTTCCGATCCATCTGTGTGAGGAGCTGGAGTTCGGGGACGACGAAGCCGATCTGGCCAACACCTGCACCACCGATCCCGAGTGGATCGACAAACTGGCGGCCAACCAAAAGTTTTCTTCCGCGCTCCGCGTGCAAGCTTTTTTGCTACCCCAACGCGAGGCGGTCTGGTGGGCCGCACAAATGGTCGACCAAACCATGGGGGCCAAGCTCAAGCCAGCTGATGCCGCCGCTTATGCCGCTGGTCTTGCCTGGGCGCTCGATCCCAATGAAGACTACCGTCGCGATGCAGAACGTGCCGCCGCGAAGACCAAATGTGATGGACCCGGCAGCTGGGTGGCGCTGGCAGCTTTTTGGAGTGGCGACTCCATCGCGCCGGTCGAGATCGACCCCGTGAAGCCCGACCACCGCTTGACCTCGCAGGCCGTTGCGACAGCGATGGTCATTTCGGCCTATCAAGAGAAATCGGCACCTCCGGCGACTCGTTTCGCCCGCTATTTGGCGGTGGGACGCGATATTCAGGAGGGCAAACTCAAAATGCCGACAGAAGCTGCCAAGCCGACCAAGTAAGGCCCCTCTCGATTGTTTTCGCGAGTTCGTGCTGCCTGCTATCCGGTGGACTTTCGTCAATCCCATGCCCCATCCGGGTAGATTCCCAGTGGGGTCTTAGCGTATTTTAAGAGCTACCGTGCAGTGCTGGCCTCTAGCGCTTCCGAGCTTTTTTGGTAACAAGAGTCCGCAGGAATCGTTCTCTTATGTCCATGCCCGCTTCGCTCCAATCCCGCTATCGGATGATTCGCGAGATTGGCCAAGGTTCGTTCGGAGTGGTCTATCTGGTCGAGGATTTGCAAACCTCCGAGCAGCGGGCACTAAAAGTTCTCCTTCCTTGGGCTGCTGCTGACGAAAAGCTTCGGCATCGCTTACGCCGCGAAGCTCGGCTAGCTTCTAGCCTTACTGGCAAACATGTCGTTCGCACCTATGAAGTGGGCGAGACCCCCGATCCGAACGTCTACTTGGTGATGGAGTACCTCGAAGGGCGCGATCTCACCGAGGTGCTAGACGCCGAAAATAAGCTCACTCCTACGCGGGTCGAGTCGATTGCGCGGCAAATGCTGGTAGCGCTCAGTGACGCCCATCGCATGGGGATTGTGCACCGCGATCTCAAGCCGCAGAACGTTTTTCTCTGTCCCACGCCCGATGGGGGCGAAGTGGTCAAAGTCTTCGATTTTGGGATCGCCAAGGTGACCGGTGCGGGGGCACTCACGGAAACTGCCAAGCTGACGATCTCCGGCGGTGTGATGGGAACACCTGCCTACATGAGTCCCGAGCAATGCCGGGGAGAAATGCTGACCCCCAGCAGCGATCTCTATTCGCTAGGGATCTTGCTCTACGAACTCCTGACCGGCAACGTGCCGTTTGATCACGATAATCCGGTGCAAATTTTGCTGATGCACCATAGTAAACCCGCCCCGCCACTCCCGCCGGAGATTGCCTGGACCCACTTGGGAAAGGCCATCATGCACGCTCTGGAAAAGAACGCCGACGACCGTTTTGCATCGGCCGACGAATTCCTGGCGGTCCTTAACGGCCAGCCTGTCCCCCCGCGAGCCCCTCAGAAAGCTCCTCCTGAGGCAAAGAAAACGCCGCAGGCAGCTCCCAAAGGAAATCCGGAGCCCGTACTCACGAAGTCGGCCACTGAGGTCGATCCGTACGCGAATATGGTACCTCCCAGCTCAGCTTGGAAGATTTGGGTACTTCTCCTCGTCGTCCTGGTGCTTGGGAGCGCCGGAGCTGCTGCGGTCTACTTCCTGAAATAAGAGAGAAGCTCGAGCCCAGCTGGCCACATTGAGCTAAATTGTCTCATCAGTTGGGAACCTGGGATTGGGTTGCTCGCAAGCGGGCAACTGCTATCATCCAGCCAGTATTAGGAGGCAAATGCCGCCGCTGCACGACGCAGCTGCGCAAAGGGTTGCCTCCCGCTCAAAGGAGCACGCACTTGGTCGAGTCGATTAAGAAGTTCACTCAGTCCGATATCTTCAGTCGGCTGATCCTGTTCCTCATCATCCTATCGGGTGTTTTGGTCGGCTGCGAGACCTACCCCGCCTTCGCCGATGGAACGACTCTGGGCGATGTCGTCAACATTGTCCAAAACATCATTTTGTATGTCTTCGTTTTCGAAGCCGTTCTCAAAATGATCTCGTTCTTCCCACGTCCTTGGGATTACTTCCGACGTCCGTGGAATGTGTTCGACTTTTGCATCATCGTGGTCTGCTTCCTGCCGATCAATGCGCAGTATGCCACCGTGTTTCGTCTGGCGCGACTGCTGCGAACGCTTCGCATGGTCACCATTCTGCCACGACTTCAAGTGCTCGTCGCTGCACTCCTCAAGTCGATTCCGTCGCTCGGCTATATCGGTGTGCTACTTGGCTTGCACTTCTACGTGTATGCCGTGGCTGGAACGTTTTTGTTCGGCAAAAACGATCCGATTCGGTTCGGCAATTTGCACGAAACCACACTCACGCTCTTCCAAGTGCTGACGCTCGAAGGTTGGAACGACATTCTGGCCACGCAGTATCATGGCAGCGAGCAAGAGTACGACGATGGCTGGAAGAATAAGATCGCCACGCTCGGAATCAATCGAGTATCCCAAGCGCAGCCGGTGGTGGCATCGATCTATTTTGTAACCTTTATCTTGCTTGGCACCATGATCATGCTCAACCTGTTTACAGGTGTCATTATCAGCAGCATGGAGGAGGCGACATCCGAGACCAAGGAAGAAGCGCGCGAAGAGCAATTAAAGAAGCGCGGGTTCTTGACCCTCCACGATGAGCTTTCGCTTCTCGGAGAACAACTCCAAACGCTCAGCGAGCGCATCAAGGGAATCGAAA
This window of the Pirellula staleyi DSM 6068 genome carries:
- a CDS encoding vWA domain-containing protein gives rise to the protein MASQQSASSRGASAKRGGWKGATTTVVETPHRWQSGAAPGRTTAGPTWGRYRRTRVMILGIISIWLIGLLVWYLLFRPAMTPMVTVVATRYDMPLPPNSWATEDLRGIKELDSQTLRLFDGSAAWESEERGIRQLEQHLKSAKPRIERSGMLMLYWSMPGCVDDEGQPCFIPPGASPHRSETWLPLADVLEEIKKQDLPTSVHKLMILDVSRERANWSVGMLTTTFPAAVEKVVNQSGIPNLAILLSASPGQAAVASTELRGTVFGRAMTIGLAGAADARASGGNGNGRVSLHELLHYTTDRVEKWTKAHRGLPQQPMLVPSTTPDVNLAYAMSTSSWRKLDAQSKRQESAPPVVAVATLTKLWKTHDRLAAERVYRFDPIGWRHFQHQLLRLEQLTTAGDAYRQQAIDLATQLSSQCDALDSRLAAAMVRPSIFSYSQVMTPTPDKLSPGRSLPSLGTADLLASVVPQQSRLVREQLSLVASQPTENGIVEALRVIEEAKLPTDPVEVHFLRLVARFHVPQLWSSSTVVGKAIDVRRRASELAIQRGDITLLGDERAYALSRGERIDSDRARRMAEDLLLAGNAAAGVDASSLYTSAETALASSQQAYLDAAISLASRDEAWSEAIYFAKWLAEPQTSQADQRSADDAIRTELLPMISALRRFDEATSRSENQDVTSSRFDATSSAQLTAAHRALHERLKKAIAAATGGKGTDAANVNKLENLLTLPMIPWLQRDALRRKLTETLGELETLAAAPPVPKTGEEQVAEPPADQMARLESSWTVHPLIAALSLESEASIVASDPLPGSTDKPAVTTPTSIEAPVSQANPTTPPALDLSLPTSPDIAIDGELFSADGKVETKEFATSQTADAPKPQATAQEKGEKSDPEATNPSQLFATLDKQAAVIRARLMRLSAPELIVLPELAASATESSVRTRASLSGWSDLCKTDSLLRAAAPLWFPAPVDDPIGRLRSRDLQQLLLAEADRALVDFYGPPAPRREPFFATATSQLLSLAREIDPPTTTIQSQFEQLGDLLNRRTEAARSAVAVSASDILLIDQTPSVTSQVRISAPVPAIAASLPEAEAAIYFTDDQGRVGSTARILDTKSLMTQSNPVAWESVFVAAGLESRGPLMAAVANVRGNEFAAPLLLRAAGGKRIEFAKPTYGPPTVTIHGFRRRQASVVFVLDCSHTMKALDEVESPDGGVRATSQRMELAKGALRSMLTQLAERGDARVGVRFFGHRVGWSTVEANKLLRQNRYAGEIPPELQPYADVENILPLGRFDSVIAGRVFEAMKTVEPWGESPIYLSITEALRDFAQEDGESEKSIVVITDGKNYQFNAPSQLARTKDDVLAARGSRDIKVHIVGFNIEPSESEVASREFREIAEATGGEFLPATSAGSLVRSLESVLRAAEFTVASTGDGSSQSARIGSTLTLPKINAPQTFAAEFEAAKQELLLSGGEAVELNVARNGTRLEVPPFLKGSPKFVRLAPVVRGQATGIQVGIHRPVRQEGRVIVPMSLQDSDQYFVTRPVEWWVEVRPRQASSESEPSGYYFYDPIYEAEKSVPLWNCVANNWPTSARQAEITTFCKFAKTNPTVAIPLLEVAGTPPPSPAGFPVEGMTGVTYQARYVHDEASGRLQVGIVERHSSSSLGVGSLKVSLSLSPKSAVHQFDSENGIVLHTFDFERVPTADLGSMVIHFTSREDLRSGAIELTEPVILDIADRSDLIGPQPITNEQTTGGIR
- the tssI gene encoding type VI secretion system tip protein VgrG is translated as MARALTFTSPLGPDKFVLQSMEAYEELGRLFEYKLRLLSKDGAIKLDDLIGKNVTISVELVDGRTRYFNGEVAEFEQITESFQDYFVYVAIVRPELWYLSLTADCKIFQQKTAVDIIKAVLGDGAVTYRTSLSKTYRTLEYCVQYNESDFNFVSRLMEQEGIYYFFEHAQGTHKMVLADSISAHKAIEGEASIAYMSRRDGFDDDTDHVFDWKVRHKVRTGVWAHTDFDFVKPKSNLEAKSQIVRLHPQSSNEVFTYPGSYTVVADGTGYARNRIEEEHTVHDVVVGRTNALQMAVGGLFTLTDYPRADQNVEHLITMINMVFKQEIETAGGAVQGTVDTKLGVFIEHQFGALEKSKPFRAAWTTPRPIVRGPQTAIVVGKAGEEIWTDLYARVKVQFHWDRYGQKNENSSCWLRVGQVWAGPEWGAIHIPRIGQEVIVDFLEGDPDCPIVTGRVYNGDNMPPYALPANQTQSGIKSRSSKSGTAQNFNELRFEDKKDSEHIYFHAEKDFTRIVENNDVLKVGFDKKQAGDQTIDIYNNRTTTIEQGNEKLQVKVGNRETLVDTGNDTHVVKTGNRETTVTTGNDTHTISTGNREVTVSKGNDTLTVTTGNMTVTVTAGTCKITAGTAIELICGGSSIKMTPSSIAIESPTINIKASGTLNAESPATTVKGTGMLTLQGGVVKIN
- a CDS encoding FHA domain-containing protein, translating into MRITLQVTAGPEKGRKVYLQQGQTARFGRTEWADFSFPKDKQLADEHFLLDYGRTNLKLKALGADRIVKVNGAPVAEIQLNHGDNIEAGETTLQVLFAGQPMPISPAAAAAAAAALAASAEEAEKNKVRLPIHLCEELEFGDDEADLANTCTTDPEWIDKLAANQKFSSALRVQAFLLPQREAVWWAAQMVDQTMGAKLKPADAAAYAAGLAWALDPNEDYRRDAERAAAKTKCDGPGSWVALAAFWSGDSIAPVEIDPVKPDHRLTSQAVATAMVISAYQEKSAPPATRFARYLAVGRDIQEGKLKMPTEAAKPTK
- a CDS encoding serine/threonine-protein kinase, whose protein sequence is MSMPASLQSRYRMIREIGQGSFGVVYLVEDLQTSEQRALKVLLPWAAADEKLRHRLRREARLASSLTGKHVVRTYEVGETPDPNVYLVMEYLEGRDLTEVLDAENKLTPTRVESIARQMLVALSDAHRMGIVHRDLKPQNVFLCPTPDGGEVVKVFDFGIAKVTGAGALTETAKLTISGGVMGTPAYMSPEQCRGEMLTPSSDLYSLGILLYELLTGNVPFDHDNPVQILLMHHSKPAPPLPPEIAWTHLGKAIMHALEKNADDRFASADEFLAVLNGQPVPPRAPQKAPPEAKKTPQAAPKGNPEPVLTKSATEVDPYANMVPPSSAWKIWVLLLVVLVLGSAGAAAVYFLK
- a CDS encoding ion transporter; the encoded protein is MVESIKKFTQSDIFSRLILFLIILSGVLVGCETYPAFADGTTLGDVVNIVQNIILYVFVFEAVLKMISFFPRPWDYFRRPWNVFDFCIIVVCFLPINAQYATVFRLARLLRTLRMVTILPRLQVLVAALLKSIPSLGYIGVLLGLHFYVYAVAGTFLFGKNDPIRFGNLHETTLTLFQVLTLEGWNDILATQYHGSEQEYDDGWKNKIATLGINRVSQAQPVVASIYFVTFILLGTMIMLNLFTGVIISSMEEATSETKEEAREEQLKKRGFLTLHDELSLLGEQLQTLSERIKGIEIREDRENRDDKDT